In a single window of the Streptacidiphilus sp. P02-A3a genome:
- a CDS encoding DUF6879 family protein translates to MRDSYGVTDEAENFALFLRTGERREPPEYWDGWIALVAGAVARGVTVRRARIVSEPVTDYIRYEYAGTPVNLKAGEEVRWLPRRQASDIALPGNDFWLFDDRLVRFNHFSGDGAWVEPSHTDAPAIAKLCADAFAAVWERAIPHAEFTV, encoded by the coding sequence ATGCGCGACAGCTATGGCGTCACCGACGAGGCGGAGAACTTTGCTCTCTTTCTGCGCACCGGCGAGCGGAGGGAGCCGCCGGAATACTGGGACGGCTGGATCGCCCTTGTGGCGGGCGCAGTTGCCAGGGGCGTGACTGTTCGTCGCGCCCGGATCGTCTCCGAGCCGGTTACGGATTACATCCGTTACGAGTATGCGGGAACGCCCGTGAATCTCAAGGCAGGGGAAGAGGTTCGGTGGTTGCCACGGCGTCAGGCTTCGGATATTGCCTTGCCGGGAAATGACTTCTGGCTGTTCGATGACCGGCTGGTGAGGTTCAACCACTTTTCCGGCGACGGGGCTTGGGTGGAGCCCTCGCACACCGATGCGCCCGCCATCGCAAAGCTGTGTGCCGACGCATTCGCGGCCGTCTGGGAACGTGCCATCCCGCACGCTGAGTTCACGGTCTGA
- a CDS encoding MFS transporter codes for MSATMSVTENEAIPAPVTPLRRNWRFQTLWVGSTTSLTGTTAADVAYPLVILTLTGSPALAGLFGFLQASALVLAGLPAGQVVDRHDRRRVLIAAESVRAATAGTVALLFAAHQLSLPVLLAAAVLLGAAQPFGGAARMLLVRSVVAPEQLTAALTQDEVRGGIAELVGPSLGGLLYGLGRALPFLYSAVSFTVSTACAIVVRPDNPPSAPGTGGGNGEDGRDSGGIFAGIKVLWADPALRAAMVLVSFLNAAGAPLTLCSVYLLHRESAPSWSIGLALSGAAVGGLAGAALVEPLHRRFRPGWLLLGIVASEVPLVVALGLVRGPWAVAAVLFCTTLGIPALSVLLDVLIFRQVPERKHGRTITSAMTVIALGIPLGTGSVGLLLQYLGGTGALLALAGLLACGAGWAAAQPRLRAARWPSA; via the coding sequence GTGAGCGCAACCATGTCCGTCACCGAGAACGAGGCGATACCGGCGCCGGTGACCCCGCTGCGCCGCAACTGGCGGTTCCAGACCCTGTGGGTCGGCTCCACCACCTCGCTCACCGGAACGACCGCCGCCGACGTGGCCTACCCGCTGGTGATCCTCACCCTCACCGGCTCCCCGGCGCTGGCCGGACTCTTCGGCTTCCTCCAGGCCTCCGCCCTGGTACTCGCCGGTCTGCCGGCCGGACAGGTGGTCGACCGCCACGACCGGCGCCGGGTGCTGATCGCCGCCGAGAGCGTCCGGGCCGCGACCGCCGGCACCGTCGCCCTGCTCTTCGCCGCGCACCAGCTGTCGCTCCCGGTACTGCTGGCCGCCGCCGTACTGCTCGGCGCGGCCCAGCCCTTCGGCGGCGCCGCCCGGATGCTGCTGGTGCGCTCCGTGGTCGCGCCGGAGCAGCTCACCGCCGCGCTCACCCAGGACGAGGTTCGGGGCGGCATCGCCGAACTCGTCGGCCCCTCCCTCGGCGGGCTGCTCTACGGCCTCGGCCGGGCACTGCCGTTCCTCTACAGCGCGGTGTCCTTCACCGTCTCCACCGCGTGCGCGATCGTGGTGCGCCCGGACAACCCCCCGAGCGCCCCCGGCACCGGCGGCGGGAACGGTGAGGACGGCCGGGACAGTGGGGGGATCTTCGCCGGGATCAAGGTGCTGTGGGCCGACCCCGCGCTGCGCGCCGCGATGGTGCTGGTCTCCTTCCTCAACGCCGCGGGCGCGCCGCTCACCCTGTGCTCCGTCTACCTGCTGCACCGCGAGTCGGCGCCGTCCTGGAGCATCGGCCTGGCCCTCAGCGGCGCGGCGGTGGGCGGCCTGGCCGGAGCCGCCCTGGTCGAGCCGCTGCACCGGCGGTTCCGCCCCGGGTGGCTGCTGCTCGGCATCGTGGCCTCCGAGGTGCCGCTGGTGGTCGCCCTCGGCCTGGTGCGCGGACCGTGGGCGGTGGCCGCCGTCCTCTTCTGCACCACCCTGGGCATCCCCGCCCTCAGCGTGCTGCTGGACGTGCTGATCTTCCGTCAGGTCCCGGAGCGGAAGCACGGCCGGACCATCACCTCGGCCATGACCGTGATCGCCCTCGGCATCCCGCTGGGGACCGGCTCGGTCGGGCTGCTGCTCCAGTACCTGGGCGGCACCGGCGCGCTGCTCGCCCTGGCCGGGCTGCTGGCCTGCGGCGCGGGCTGGGCCGCCGCCCAGCCCCGGCTCCGGGCCGCCAGGTGGCCCTCGGCGTAG
- a CDS encoding MFS transporter codes for MSNKRECPTVDDLREPVPSAPDRRPGGPDRPVAPPGPERQRIPAPRKENEPSSGSAQSRSGGRGLWQLVALAAGFVMAAVDATVVNVAGHTLQQRLGLGLSQLTWVVDGYTLSFAALLLLAGALADRLGAKRLYLAGMVVFVVASLGCALSPNGTLLVAARLLQGSGAALFMPSSLTLLTAAFPEPSRRARMVALWSAIVSGSMAFGPVIGGLLVESFGWRSIFLVNLPVGAFGLLLAVRVVPSLPGRPARFAWSGHALGLGMLALLCFTLIEGPTLGWSSASILASASGTVLLVALFVRNLRTSRRPVLPVALFASSRFSAANVIGFLVNAGVYGECYLLGLFFQSARGDDPLWAGIEMLPVTGVFVLGNLLFARLTARLGVRLPLMGGLLLSGAGMLVLTTVSAAMPYPLMAALLVVANLGVGVAVPAMVAALVDAAGPEHANAGAATMNANRQVGTLVGVALTGVLLSATGGHWYTAAALGFGATGAAFLVAVVLAWRFLRPATRA; via the coding sequence ATGTCGAACAAGCGAGAGTGCCCGACCGTCGACGACCTCCGCGAGCCCGTCCCGTCCGCGCCGGACCGCCGACCCGGCGGTCCGGACCGCCCGGTCGCCCCGCCCGGCCCGGAGCGGCAGCGGATACCCGCTCCACGGAAGGAAAATGAGCCATCGTCAGGATCTGCGCAGAGCAGGTCGGGCGGCCGTGGGCTGTGGCAACTGGTGGCGCTCGCGGCCGGGTTCGTGATGGCGGCGGTCGACGCGACGGTGGTGAACGTCGCCGGGCACACCCTGCAGCAGCGGCTCGGTCTCGGACTGTCCCAACTGACCTGGGTGGTCGACGGATACACCCTCTCCTTCGCGGCACTGCTGCTGCTCGCCGGTGCGCTGGCGGACCGGCTCGGCGCCAAGCGGCTGTACCTGGCCGGGATGGTCGTCTTCGTGGTGGCCTCGCTCGGCTGCGCGCTGTCGCCGAACGGCACGCTGCTGGTGGCCGCGCGGCTGCTCCAGGGTTCCGGGGCGGCGCTGTTCATGCCCAGTTCGCTGACGCTGCTCACGGCCGCGTTCCCGGAGCCGAGCCGCCGGGCGCGGATGGTGGCGCTGTGGTCGGCGATCGTCTCCGGCTCGATGGCCTTCGGGCCGGTGATCGGCGGGCTGCTGGTGGAGAGCTTCGGCTGGCGCAGCATCTTCCTGGTGAACCTGCCGGTGGGCGCGTTCGGCCTGCTGCTCGCGGTCCGGGTCGTGCCGTCGCTGCCCGGGCGTCCGGCCCGCTTCGCCTGGTCCGGGCACGCGCTGGGACTGGGCATGCTGGCGCTGCTGTGCTTCACGCTGATCGAGGGGCCGACGCTGGGCTGGTCCTCGGCGTCGATCCTGGCCTCGGCGTCCGGGACGGTGCTGCTGGTGGCGCTGTTCGTGCGGAACCTGCGCACCTCGCGGCGGCCGGTGCTGCCGGTCGCGCTGTTCGCCAGCAGCCGGTTCTCGGCCGCCAACGTCATCGGCTTCCTGGTCAACGCCGGGGTGTACGGCGAGTGCTACCTGCTCGGACTGTTCTTCCAGTCCGCGCGCGGTGACGATCCGCTGTGGGCCGGTATCGAGATGCTCCCGGTCACCGGGGTGTTCGTGCTCGGGAACCTGCTCTTCGCCCGGCTGACGGCGCGGCTGGGGGTGCGCCTGCCGCTGATGGGCGGGCTGCTGCTGTCCGGCGCCGGGATGCTGGTGCTGACCACGGTGTCCGCCGCGATGCCGTACCCGCTGATGGCGGCCCTGCTGGTGGTGGCGAACCTGGGGGTCGGCGTGGCGGTTCCGGCGATGGTCGCGGCGCTGGTGGACGCGGCCGGCCCGGAGCACGCCAACGCGGGCGCGGCGACCATGAACGCCAACCGGCAGGTCGGCACGCTGGTGGGGGTGGCGCTGACCGGGGTGCTCCTGTCGGCCACGGGCGGCCACTGGTACACGGCGGCGGCGCTGGGCTTCGGCGCGACCGGGGCGGCCTTCCTGGTCGCGGTGGTCCTGGCCTGGCGCTTCCTGCGGCCCGCGACGCGGGCCTGA
- a CDS encoding PPOX class F420-dependent oxidoreductase yields the protein MSAEGLEQLIAGTHGGALVALKRDGRPQISNVSHVFQPETRLLRISTTADRAKVANLRRDPRASYYVSSENQWSYAVAEGTVELTPVAADPHDAVVEELIEVYRLILGEHPDWDEYRAAMVADRRLVIRFTVDRVYGIAR from the coding sequence ATGTCAGCCGAAGGCCTCGAACAACTGATCGCCGGGACGCACGGGGGCGCGCTGGTCGCGCTCAAGCGGGACGGCCGCCCGCAGATCTCCAATGTCAGCCACGTGTTCCAGCCGGAAACCCGGCTGCTGCGGATCTCCACCACCGCCGACCGGGCCAAGGTGGCGAACCTCCGCCGCGACCCGCGCGCCAGCTACTACGTGAGCAGCGAGAACCAGTGGAGCTACGCCGTGGCCGAGGGCACGGTGGAGCTCACCCCGGTCGCCGCCGACCCGCACGACGCGGTGGTGGAGGAACTGATCGAGGTCTACCGGCTGATCCTGGGGGAGCACCCCGACTGGGACGAGTACCGCGCCGCCATGGTGGCCGACCGCCGCCTGGTCATCCGGTTCACCGTGGACCGGGTCTACGGCATCGCCCGCTGA
- a CDS encoding restriction endonuclease, whose protein sequence is MTPGGGRAYLAQQYTEVARDAEQRLEELLALAAEPSPAVDFDALQRTYESRPLPPEAVAEPPRWVDYAPEPGPSAPGAPAKPLLSGAYQQELASARLRHQRALREYRDHEKELRGLAEQARLVHEQEEQQRARSVREYNERLRGYRAAYEEGEPAAVESVLERALAAAGRLPGLEVPARVSFRPLTRTAVVDLVLPSPAVVPPALEFQVVADGGVEPVPRPRSEAEARYLQLVARLVLRALDALLAADTESQLDGIVVNGRAVTAEAGETCVVSVDARRGDLYARTLLPNGHGEAVARLRDLPCLLTEDPYAPVAVTPYAVACAAAPAPEELSPGEFAALIAELFEHLGLDEWELRLHGRDGLLALGQGDGRQLAEAPYVVCAARRPLVVGAEVVRNVAEVVEEESAEHGIWATTGSFHPDAVIAAASLPQLRLIDGGELRALVRAHLGAELGG, encoded by the coding sequence ATGACACCAGGCGGCGGACGGGCTTACCTCGCGCAGCAGTACACGGAGGTCGCTCGGGATGCCGAGCAGCGCCTGGAGGAGCTGCTGGCGCTGGCCGCCGAGCCCTCCCCGGCCGTCGACTTCGACGCGCTACAGCGGACGTACGAGTCCCGCCCGCTGCCGCCGGAGGCCGTCGCCGAGCCGCCGCGCTGGGTCGACTACGCCCCGGAGCCGGGCCCGTCGGCGCCCGGTGCGCCCGCGAAGCCGCTGCTCAGCGGCGCGTACCAGCAGGAGTTGGCGTCGGCCAGGCTGCGGCACCAGCGCGCCCTGCGCGAATACCGGGACCACGAGAAGGAGTTGCGCGGCCTGGCGGAGCAGGCCCGGCTGGTCCACGAGCAGGAGGAGCAGCAACGGGCCCGCAGCGTCCGGGAGTACAACGAGCGGCTGCGCGGCTACCGTGCGGCGTACGAGGAGGGCGAACCGGCGGCGGTCGAGTCGGTGCTGGAGCGCGCCCTGGCCGCCGCCGGTCGGCTGCCCGGCCTGGAGGTTCCGGCGCGGGTGTCGTTCCGGCCGCTGACCCGGACGGCGGTGGTGGACCTGGTGCTGCCGAGCCCGGCGGTGGTACCTCCGGCGCTGGAGTTCCAGGTGGTGGCGGACGGCGGGGTCGAGCCGGTCCCGCGGCCCCGGTCGGAGGCCGAGGCCCGGTACCTGCAACTGGTGGCGCGGCTGGTGCTGCGCGCGCTGGACGCGCTGCTGGCCGCCGACACCGAGTCCCAGCTGGACGGCATCGTGGTCAACGGCCGGGCGGTGACCGCCGAGGCCGGTGAGACCTGCGTGGTCAGCGTGGACGCCCGGCGCGGCGACCTCTACGCGCGCACCCTGCTGCCGAACGGCCACGGCGAGGCGGTGGCCCGGCTGCGGGACCTGCCCTGCCTGCTCACCGAGGACCCGTACGCCCCGGTCGCGGTCACCCCGTACGCGGTGGCCTGCGCCGCCGCGCCCGCGCCCGAGGAGCTGTCGCCCGGCGAGTTCGCCGCCCTGATCGCCGAGCTGTTCGAGCATCTGGGACTGGACGAGTGGGAGCTGCGGCTGCACGGCCGGGACGGCCTGCTGGCGCTGGGACAGGGCGACGGGCGGCAGCTGGCCGAGGCGCCCTACGTGGTCTGCGCGGCCCGGCGACCGCTGGTGGTCGGCGCGGAGGTGGTGCGCAACGTCGCCGAGGTGGTCGAGGAGGAGTCCGCCGAGCACGGGATCTGGGCGACCACCGGCAGCTTCCATCCGGACGCGGTGATCGCCGCCGCCTCGCTGCCGCAGCTGCGGCTGATCGACGGCGGCGAGCTGCGGGCGCTGGTCCGGGCGCACCTGGGCGCGGAACTCGGCGGCTGA
- a CDS encoding ABC transporter ATP-binding protein, translating into MFLAHRSHGDHNADAAPAAIPGWLRRLSSYCWRYRRNVLLSFGASLLGMAVSALVPLIPRLIIDDVITAHTRHLTPWAVALVAAAAVVFVATMVRRYWGGKLALDVQHDLRQDLFDSLTRLDGARQDALETGQVVGRATSDLQMIQGLLGMLPMMIGNFLLFVLSIVVMLFLSPLLTLIAIAMAPALWWFAQLSRKKLFPATWAAQQEAGAVAGVVDGAVSGVRVVKGFGQEEQELDRLEQTSRRLFAKRLRGVRLSARYGPAMQAIPSLGQVAVLALGGYLAVRGEVTLGTFVAFSTYVAQMTAPVRTLTMLMTVGQQVRASVERVFQLIDERPLITERPDATELDASEIELADGVPALAFDAVDFTYSDTTEPVVRKFSLELAHGETVALVGASGSGKSTVGMLVPRFYEASSGSVRVHGHDVRDLTLRSLRAAIGIVPEDSFLFSESVRANISYGRPDATLAEVEAAARAAQADGFIRELPDGYDTVVGEQGLTLSGGQRQRVALARAILTDPRVLLLDDATSAVDARVEAEIHEALRTVMQGRTTLLIAHRRSTLQLADRIAVLDHGELVDSGTHEELEARCALYRSLLTDPDALAGDVRTADPVARLLADAAEHGPSARSALGTTPALWDRERFPDPVDDELVGAGKALGAAGAGPVGANIGMGGGRGGGRGGGGRGGGGGGRGGGGGVMSAMGSMPATPDLLAKVAALPPADGTPDIDLDEARRPDPQFNLRRMLAPFRIPLAIDLGLLAADALASLALPILVRHGIDSGVTKKAGAAVMAAALVALIIVLADWAVEWAETQISGRTGERVLYSLRVKIFAHLQRLGLDYYERELGGRIMTRMTTDVDALSSFLQTGVVTAVVSLLTFFGIFVVLLVLDVQLALYVFAVLPVLIIATLVFRKKSSVSYTLAREKVSTVNADLQENVAGMRIVQAFLREDRNRSRFSALSSDYRRTRIRAQLYISLYFPFVQFLSSVAAALVLIVGAHRVDAHTLTAGALVAYLLYIDLFFSPVQQLSQVFDGYQQAVVGLSRIRELLRTPTSTPQAADPRPVGRLRGEILFDDVHFAYNAVPTTGVVTDDAGAVAATGTTVSGGTDKSGTDKSGVGKSGVGKPRKPEVITGVNLRIPAGQTVALVGETGAGKSTLVKLIARFYDVTGGAVRVDGMDLRELDLTGYRHRLGVVPQEAYLFAGTVRDAIAYGREDASDAEVEAAARAVGAHDMVAGLVGGYLHRVSERGRNLSAGQRQLIALARAELVDPDILLLDEATAALDLATEAAVNRAAEALAQRGDGRRTTVVIAHRLTTAARADRVVVLDHGRIVEDGPHTELLEADGTYARLWRAFVGEEESAAAR; encoded by the coding sequence ATGTTCCTGGCTCACCGGTCTCATGGGGACCACAACGCTGACGCCGCACCCGCCGCGATACCCGGGTGGCTGCGGCGTCTCAGCTCGTACTGCTGGCGCTACCGGCGCAACGTCCTGCTCTCCTTCGGTGCCTCGCTGCTCGGTATGGCCGTCAGCGCCCTGGTGCCGCTGATTCCGCGGTTGATCATCGACGATGTGATCACCGCCCACACCCGGCACCTCACCCCCTGGGCGGTAGCCCTGGTGGCGGCCGCGGCGGTGGTCTTCGTGGCGACCATGGTCCGCCGGTACTGGGGCGGCAAGCTCGCCCTGGACGTCCAGCACGACCTGCGCCAGGACCTGTTCGACTCGCTCACCCGGCTGGACGGCGCCCGCCAGGACGCCCTGGAGACCGGACAGGTGGTCGGCCGGGCCACCTCCGACCTGCAGATGATCCAGGGCCTGCTGGGGATGCTGCCGATGATGATCGGCAACTTCCTGCTGTTCGTGCTCTCCATCGTGGTGATGCTGTTCCTCTCCCCGCTGCTCACCCTGATCGCCATCGCCATGGCCCCGGCGCTGTGGTGGTTCGCCCAGCTCAGCCGGAAGAAGCTGTTCCCGGCCACCTGGGCGGCCCAGCAGGAGGCCGGGGCGGTCGCCGGAGTGGTCGACGGAGCGGTCTCCGGGGTCCGCGTGGTCAAGGGCTTCGGGCAGGAGGAGCAGGAACTCGACCGGCTGGAGCAGACCAGCCGCAGGCTGTTCGCCAAGCGGCTGCGCGGGGTCAGGCTCAGCGCCCGCTACGGGCCCGCGATGCAGGCCATCCCCTCCCTCGGGCAGGTCGCGGTACTCGCCCTCGGCGGCTACCTGGCCGTCCGCGGCGAGGTCACCCTCGGCACCTTCGTCGCCTTCTCCACCTACGTCGCCCAGATGACCGCCCCGGTGCGGACCCTGACCATGCTGATGACCGTGGGCCAGCAGGTCCGGGCGAGCGTGGAGCGGGTGTTCCAGCTGATCGACGAGCGCCCGCTGATCACCGAGCGCCCGGACGCGACCGAGCTGGACGCCAGCGAGATCGAACTGGCCGACGGCGTCCCCGCGCTGGCCTTCGACGCGGTCGACTTCACCTACTCCGACACCACCGAGCCGGTGGTCCGGAAGTTCAGCCTGGAACTCGCGCACGGCGAGACCGTGGCCCTGGTCGGCGCCTCCGGGTCGGGCAAGTCGACCGTGGGCATGCTGGTCCCGCGCTTCTACGAGGCCAGCTCCGGCAGCGTCCGGGTGCACGGCCACGACGTACGCGACCTGACGCTGCGCTCGCTGCGGGCCGCCATCGGCATCGTCCCCGAGGACAGCTTCCTGTTCTCCGAGTCGGTGCGCGCCAACATCAGCTACGGGCGGCCCGACGCCACCCTGGCCGAGGTCGAGGCCGCCGCCCGGGCGGCCCAGGCCGACGGCTTCATCCGGGAGCTCCCCGACGGCTACGACACCGTCGTCGGCGAGCAGGGCCTGACCCTCTCCGGCGGCCAGCGCCAGCGGGTCGCGCTGGCGCGGGCCATCCTCACCGACCCGCGGGTGCTGCTGCTGGACGACGCCACCTCGGCGGTGGACGCCCGGGTCGAGGCGGAGATCCACGAGGCGCTGCGCACCGTCATGCAGGGCCGGACCACGCTGCTGATCGCGCACCGCCGGTCCACCCTCCAGCTGGCCGACCGGATCGCCGTGCTGGACCACGGGGAGCTGGTGGACAGCGGTACCCACGAGGAGCTGGAGGCCCGCTGCGCGCTGTACCGCTCGCTGCTGACCGACCCGGACGCGCTGGCCGGGGACGTCCGCACGGCCGACCCGGTGGCGCGGCTGCTCGCCGACGCGGCCGAGCACGGCCCCTCGGCCCGGTCCGCGCTGGGCACCACCCCCGCGCTGTGGGACCGCGAGCGCTTCCCCGACCCGGTCGACGACGAGCTCGTCGGCGCGGGCAAGGCCCTGGGCGCCGCCGGTGCCGGGCCGGTCGGCGCGAACATCGGCATGGGCGGCGGCCGGGGCGGCGGACGCGGCGGTGGCGGACGCGGTGGCGGTGGCGGTGGTCGGGGCGGCGGCGGTGGCGTGATGAGCGCCATGGGCTCCATGCCCGCCACGCCCGACCTGCTGGCCAAGGTCGCCGCGCTGCCCCCGGCCGACGGCACCCCGGACATCGACCTGGACGAGGCCAGGCGCCCGGACCCGCAGTTCAACCTGCGCCGGATGCTGGCCCCGTTCCGGATCCCGTTGGCGATCGACCTGGGTCTGCTCGCCGCCGACGCCCTCGCCTCGCTGGCGCTGCCGATCCTGGTCCGCCACGGCATCGACAGCGGCGTGACCAAGAAGGCGGGCGCGGCGGTGATGGCCGCCGCGCTGGTCGCCCTGATCATCGTGCTGGCCGACTGGGCGGTCGAGTGGGCCGAGACCCAGATCAGCGGCCGGACCGGGGAACGGGTGCTCTACTCGCTGCGGGTGAAGATCTTCGCGCACCTCCAGCGCCTGGGCCTGGACTACTACGAACGCGAACTCGGCGGCCGGATCATGACCCGGATGACCACCGACGTGGACGCGCTCAGCTCCTTCCTGCAGACCGGTGTGGTCACCGCCGTGGTCAGCCTGCTGACCTTCTTCGGCATCTTCGTGGTGCTGCTGGTGCTCGACGTCCAGCTGGCGTTGTACGTCTTCGCGGTGCTGCCGGTGCTGATCATCGCCACCCTGGTGTTCCGGAAGAAGTCGTCCGTCAGCTACACGCTCGCCCGTGAGAAGGTCAGCACGGTCAACGCCGACCTCCAGGAGAACGTCGCCGGGATGCGGATCGTGCAGGCCTTCCTGCGCGAGGACCGCAACCGCAGCCGTTTCTCGGCGCTCAGCAGTGACTACCGCCGCACCCGGATCCGGGCGCAGCTCTACATATCGCTCTACTTCCCCTTCGTGCAGTTCCTGTCGAGCGTGGCCGCCGCGCTGGTGCTGATCGTCGGCGCGCACCGCGTCGACGCGCACACGCTGACCGCCGGCGCGCTCGTGGCCTACCTCCTCTACATCGACCTGTTCTTCTCCCCGGTGCAGCAGCTCTCGCAGGTGTTCGACGGCTACCAGCAGGCGGTGGTCGGCCTCAGCCGGATCCGCGAGCTGCTGCGCACGCCGACCTCGACCCCGCAGGCAGCCGATCCGAGGCCGGTCGGACGGCTGCGCGGAGAGATCCTCTTCGACGACGTGCACTTCGCCTACAACGCGGTGCCCACTACCGGCGTCGTCACGGACGACGCCGGGGCGGTCGCTGCCACGGGTACGACCGTATCGGGCGGCACTGACAAGTCCGGCACTGACAAGTCCGGCGTCGGCAAGTCCGGCGTCGGCAAGCCGCGCAAGCCCGAGGTGATCACCGGGGTGAACCTGCGCATCCCGGCCGGGCAGACCGTGGCGCTGGTGGGTGAGACCGGCGCGGGCAAGTCCACCCTGGTCAAGCTGATCGCCCGGTTCTACGACGTCACCGGCGGCGCGGTCCGGGTCGACGGCATGGACCTGCGCGAGCTGGACCTGACCGGCTACCGGCACCGCCTGGGCGTGGTGCCGCAGGAGGCGTACCTGTTCGCGGGCACGGTCAGGGACGCCATCGCCTACGGCCGCGAGGACGCCTCCGACGCCGAGGTCGAGGCCGCCGCCCGCGCCGTCGGGGCGCACGACATGGTCGCCGGACTCGTCGGCGGCTACCTGCACCGGGTCAGCGAACGCGGCCGGAACCTGTCGGCCGGTCAGCGGCAGCTGATCGCGCTGGCCCGCGCAGAGCTGGTGGACCCGGACATCCTGCTGCTGGACGAGGCCACCGCGGCGCTGGACCTGGCCACCGAGGCGGCCGTCAACCGGGCCGCCGAGGCGCTGGCCCAGCGCGGCGACGGCCGCCGGACCACGGTGGTGATCGCGCACCGGCTCACCACCGCCGCCCGCGCCGACCGGGTGGTGGTGCTGGACCACGGCCGGATCGTCGAGGACGGCCCGCACACCGAACTGCTGGAGGCGGACGGCACCTACGCCCGGCTCTGGCGGGCGTTCGTGGGCGAGGAGGAGTCGGCCGCCGCGCGCTAG
- a CDS encoding DUF5753 domain-containing protein, with the protein MSSSPSSSAVAARQALAARLVEIRKDAGINGRELSDRCGWNPAKTSRIQDAKTSPSDADIRAWCAACGAEEKAADLIAASRAVESMYVEWKRLQRTGLRVLQEEPVPLFERTRQFRIYSADVIPGLFQTEAYASALLTAITNFRRIPNDVADAVAARMARSHVIHEGNHRLSVVVEEWVLRSRIADADAMRGQLVYLLEVMALPRVSLGIIPLTAERHMWPVETFGIYDSELAGVELVSAQVTVTAPNELALYSQAFTELQRLAVYGAKARALVTAAIDALG; encoded by the coding sequence ATGTCATCGTCTCCGTCGTCAAGTGCCGTCGCGGCACGCCAAGCGCTTGCCGCTCGTCTGGTCGAGATCCGGAAGGACGCCGGGATCAACGGGCGTGAGCTGTCTGACCGGTGCGGGTGGAACCCCGCCAAGACGAGCCGCATACAGGACGCCAAAACGTCACCCTCGGATGCCGATATTCGGGCATGGTGTGCTGCGTGCGGCGCGGAGGAGAAGGCGGCGGACCTGATTGCCGCATCCCGCGCGGTTGAGTCAATGTACGTCGAGTGGAAGCGACTTCAGCGCACCGGCCTCCGAGTCCTGCAAGAGGAACCGGTGCCGCTGTTCGAGCGGACACGACAGTTCCGGATCTATTCCGCTGATGTGATCCCCGGCCTGTTCCAGACGGAGGCTTACGCGTCGGCGCTGCTGACCGCGATCACGAATTTCCGACGCATCCCGAATGACGTGGCTGATGCCGTTGCCGCGCGGATGGCGCGATCACATGTCATCCATGAGGGCAACCACCGGCTCTCCGTTGTGGTGGAGGAGTGGGTTCTCCGGTCGCGTATTGCCGACGCTGACGCAATGCGTGGCCAACTCGTCTACTTGCTGGAGGTAATGGCGCTTCCGCGCGTAAGTCTGGGCATCATCCCGCTCACAGCGGAGCGTCACATGTGGCCGGTGGAGACCTTCGGCATCTACGACAGCGAGCTAGCCGGGGTTGAGCTGGTGTCGGCACAGGTGACCGTCACGGCACCCAATGAGCTTGCCCTGTACTCGCAAGCGTTCACCGAGCTGCAACGACTCGCGGTCTACGGGGCCAAGGCCCGTGCGCTGGTCACGGCCGCGATAGACGCGCTGGGGTGA
- a CDS encoding transcriptional regulator — MDDVRTQPGVAVPDVRWIEDAATLKAMADPTRLAILRRMMASATSQGLRHWSAKELAAALGEPQTKLYRHLKQLEESGLIRVAGTRLVSGIVEQRYVAAQGSLEIARDFIQGSTTRDEKADLFAAGIDAYRRDLLAAVRDGRIDLQAGAEPEASYLRPLLMFGDVRLSPARAGEFRDRLAAVIDEFLGPRAQPETYTGADAVELSVLLGCYTENRDPSAAGA, encoded by the coding sequence ATGGACGATGTGCGGACGCAACCCGGAGTCGCCGTTCCGGACGTGCGCTGGATCGAGGATGCCGCCACCCTTAAGGCCATGGCCGACCCGACCCGGCTGGCCATCCTCCGCCGGATGATGGCCTCGGCGACCAGCCAGGGACTGCGGCACTGGTCCGCCAAGGAGCTCGCGGCCGCGCTGGGCGAGCCGCAGACCAAGCTCTACCGGCACCTCAAGCAGCTGGAGGAGAGCGGGCTGATCAGGGTGGCCGGGACCAGGCTGGTCTCCGGCATCGTCGAGCAGCGCTATGTCGCGGCGCAGGGCAGCCTGGAGATCGCGCGGGACTTCATCCAGGGCTCGACCACCCGCGACGAGAAGGCCGACCTCTTCGCGGCGGGGATCGACGCCTACCGCCGGGACCTGCTCGCGGCGGTGCGGGACGGCCGGATCGACCTCCAGGCCGGGGCCGAGCCCGAGGCCTCCTACCTCAGGCCGCTGCTGATGTTCGGCGACGTCCGGCTGTCCCCGGCCCGCGCCGGAGAGTTCCGGGACCGGCTGGCGGCGGTGATCGACGAGTTCCTGGGCCCCCGGGCGCAGCCCGAGACCTACACCGGGGCGGACGCGGTGGAGCTGAGCGTGCTGCTGGGCTGCTACACCGAGAACCGGGACCCGTCCGCCGCCGGGGCCTGA